Proteins encoded by one window of Pseudochaenichthys georgianus chromosome 9, fPseGeo1.2, whole genome shotgun sequence:
- the LOC117453099 gene encoding proepiregulin-like isoform X2, whose amino-acid sequence MGNPSAILSMIGQREERPHVVKRSTQNCGSKFDSFCMNHGQCMLLVDLHGQHCQCETGFYGPRCSKVEFVVKGLGENQIVVIIFCVSLLIIGLAGVLYFFCKWYKKNKCGRQQKQQGYKGVQIA is encoded by the exons ATGGGGAACCCTTCGGCGATCCTCTCAATGATCG GACAGAGAGAAGAGCGCCCTCATGTGGTGAAACGATCAACACAGAATTGCGGCAGCAAGTTTGACAGCTTCTGCATGAACCATGGCCAGTGCATGCTGCTGGTGGACCTGCACGGACAACACTGcca GTGTGAGACAGGCTTCTACGGCCCAAGGTGTAGCAAAGTGGAGTTTGTGGTTAAGGGATTAGGGGAAAATCAGATAGTTGTCATCATTTTCTGTGTGAGTCTGCTGATTATAGGTCTGGCTGGAGTACTGTACTTCTTCTGCAAATG GtataagaaaaacaaatgtggaCGTCAACAGAAGCAGCAAGGTTACAAAGGAGTCCAGATAGCTTAg
- the LOC117453099 gene encoding proepiregulin-like isoform X1: MGNPSAILSMIGVMLLWPNVSSRLQTADVSTSLSAGQREERPHVVKRSTQNCGSKFDSFCMNHGQCMLLVDLHGQHCQCETGFYGPRCSKVEFVVKGLGENQIVVIIFCVSLLIIGLAGVLYFFCKWYKKNKCGRQQKQQGYKGVQIA, translated from the exons ATGGGGAACCCTTCGGCGATCCTCTCAATGATCG GTGTCATGCTGCTCTGGCCAAATGTCTCCTCCAGACTGCAGACTGCAGACGTGAGCACCTCTCTATCTGCAG GACAGAGAGAAGAGCGCCCTCATGTGGTGAAACGATCAACACAGAATTGCGGCAGCAAGTTTGACAGCTTCTGCATGAACCATGGCCAGTGCATGCTGCTGGTGGACCTGCACGGACAACACTGcca GTGTGAGACAGGCTTCTACGGCCCAAGGTGTAGCAAAGTGGAGTTTGTGGTTAAGGGATTAGGGGAAAATCAGATAGTTGTCATCATTTTCTGTGTGAGTCTGCTGATTATAGGTCTGGCTGGAGTACTGTACTTCTTCTGCAAATG GtataagaaaaacaaatgtggaCGTCAACAGAAGCAGCAAGGTTACAAAGGAGTCCAGATAGCTTAg
- the epgn gene encoding epigen, which produces MVTQRQKYLENALLSAVAVLLLATAGRCEMLTVTVETTATPATLNSSPTTQLPNSSMEKPPVSHSSQRPCQSQDENYCANGGVCMLPQDSDKPSCICKFSYTGQRCLFVISPSHTLPELEKVIAISFGAILIIFVLAIIFCCFAHKRCRKSAPLLKSAPSESSV; this is translated from the exons ATGGTTACACAAAGACAGAAATACCTGGAGAACG CCCTCCTCTCAGCAGTGGCAGTGCTGCTTCTGGCCACAGCAGGACGATGTGAAATGCTGACTGTCACCGTGGAGACCACAGCAACACCTGCTACATTAAACTCCTCTCCCACCACACAGCTCCCCAACA gcAGCATGGAGAAGCCTCCAGTCTCACACTCCTCGCAAAGACCATGTCAAAGTCAAGATGAAAACTACTGTGCCAACGGGGGGGTGTGCATGTTACCCCAAGACAGCGACAAGCCCTCCTGCAT CTGCAAGTTCTCATACACCGGGCAACGCTGCCTCTTCGTCATTTCACCCTCTCACACTCTACCTGAGTTAGAGAAGGTGATCGCCATCAGTTTTGGGGCCATTCTCATCATCTTTGTTCTGGCCATCATCTTTTGCTGCTTTGCTCATAAGAG GTGTAGAAAATCTGCCCCGCTCCTAAAGTCTGCACCGTCTGAGTCGTCAGTGTGA